A portion of the Hoylesella buccalis ATCC 35310 genome contains these proteins:
- a CDS encoding PdxA family protein, whose translation MNNRKIRVALTHGDTNGIGYELIFKTFAAPEMLELCTPIIYGSPKIAAYHRKALDIQANFSIINTADEVCDGRINLMTCFDDEVKVELGTPTEESGQAAVRALDRAMTDYREGVYDVLVAAPMSADGIKFGNLTFDSLENYLQTCLGEGKQTTTLYLNDFMHVAVVADDQPLKAAMENITLENIVHKAAILYLTLKRDLRVANPRIAVLGLNPKADGAEEQEIIRPAVAKLSDAGMCAFGPYAAETFFGSNDYDAFDGILAMYHDQAMLPFKTLSLEEGVSAIANLPIVCTKTNYTPMFEVAGQGVINENPLRQAVYLAIDIYRNRFNYDEPMKNPLPKLYHERREDRGRGRFNAPKRQMKGEQQASQPKKDEK comes from the coding sequence ATGAACAACAGAAAAATTCGTGTGGCTCTTACACACGGTGATACAAACGGTATCGGATATGAACTGATTTTTAAAACTTTCGCAGCTCCAGAGATGTTAGAGCTCTGCACGCCCATCATCTATGGGTCGCCCAAAATTGCTGCTTACCACCGAAAGGCGCTGGACATCCAGGCCAACTTCAGCATCATCAACACGGCTGATGAGGTGTGCGACGGTCGCATCAACCTGATGACCTGCTTTGATGACGAGGTGAAAGTGGAGTTGGGAACCCCTACGGAAGAGTCGGGACAGGCGGCAGTGCGTGCCCTTGACCGTGCCATGACCGATTATCGGGAAGGGGTTTACGACGTGCTGGTGGCAGCTCCCATGAGCGCCGATGGCATTAAGTTTGGCAACCTCACATTCGATAGCTTGGAAAACTACCTACAGACTTGCTTGGGAGAGGGGAAGCAAACCACCACGTTGTACCTGAACGACTTCATGCATGTGGCCGTGGTGGCCGACGATCAACCTCTGAAAGCGGCCATGGAGAACATCACGTTAGAGAACATTGTTCACAAGGCAGCTATCCTGTACCTCACCTTAAAGCGTGACCTGCGTGTCGCCAACCCGCGCATTGCAGTGCTGGGTCTTAATCCGAAGGCCGATGGGGCAGAGGAGCAGGAAATCATTCGTCCGGCTGTTGCCAAGCTTTCGGATGCTGGCATGTGCGCTTTTGGTCCTTATGCGGCCGAGACGTTCTTTGGCTCCAACGATTATGATGCGTTTGATGGCATCTTGGCGATGTATCACGACCAGGCCATGTTGCCTTTTAAGACGCTGTCGCTGGAAGAGGGAGTGAGTGCCATCGCTAACTTGCCCATCGTCTGTACCAAAACCAATTATACGCCAATGTTCGAGGTGGCCGGTCAGGGTGTTATCAATGAGAACCCACTGCGGCAAGCCGTTTATCTGGCCATCGACATCTATCGCAACCGCTTCAACTATGATGAGCCGATGAAAAATCCGCTGCCCAAGCTTTATCATGAACGCCGCGAGGACCGTGGCAGAGGTCGCTTCAATGCGCCCAAGCGTCAGATGAAGGGCGAGCAGCAGGCCAGTCAGCCAAAGAAAGATGAAAAGTAA
- a CDS encoding lysylphosphatidylglycerol synthase transmembrane domain-containing protein: MKSKYQNGFFIFGLVILVIMVTQLNFTEVWNGLTHAGYWFFAIVALWAVLYVFNTAAWYLIIRSSEPVYSSQESTSGDDNAAGKPVKKVGFWWLYKITVSGFALNYATPGGLMGGEPYRIMELSPRIGAERASSSVILYVMTHIFTHFCFWAVCIGLYLLTQPMSVKMGLLLAAAAVFCGLGIWFFLVGYQKGLAVRMMNVLRHIPFVKKWAQPFVEKHRQQLDTVDRQIAALHQQNPKTFLSAVALEMACRFLSALEVMFILMVLMPHVDYLHCVLVLAFTSLFANLLFFMPLQLGGREGGFLMSVSALGMTASAGIFVALLVRLRELVWTGIGLLFIKINERKGQDQTKATP; this comes from the coding sequence ATGAAAAGTAAATATCAGAATGGCTTCTTCATTTTTGGGTTAGTCATACTTGTCATCATGGTCACCCAACTCAATTTCACCGAAGTGTGGAATGGGTTGACCCATGCAGGCTATTGGTTCTTTGCCATTGTAGCCCTGTGGGCGGTGTTATATGTGTTCAACACCGCAGCTTGGTACTTGATCATCCGAAGCAGTGAGCCTGTTTATTCGTCGCAAGAATCGACAAGTGGTGACGACAACGCAGCTGGGAAGCCTGTGAAGAAGGTGGGCTTTTGGTGGCTCTACAAGATTACCGTGTCTGGGTTTGCGCTCAACTACGCCACTCCTGGCGGATTGATGGGTGGCGAGCCTTACCGCATCATGGAGCTGTCGCCACGAATAGGTGCCGAGCGAGCGTCGTCATCGGTGATTCTTTATGTGATGACACACATCTTTACCCATTTTTGTTTCTGGGCCGTCTGCATCGGGTTGTACCTACTCACGCAGCCCATGTCCGTCAAAATGGGGCTGTTGTTGGCTGCCGCAGCGGTGTTCTGCGGACTGGGTATTTGGTTCTTTCTGGTGGGTTATCAAAAGGGATTGGCGGTGCGCATGATGAATGTGCTGCGCCACATACCGTTTGTCAAGAAGTGGGCTCAGCCTTTCGTGGAGAAGCACAGGCAGCAGCTGGACACCGTGGATCGGCAAATTGCGGCCTTGCATCAGCAAAATCCCAAGACTTTTTTGTCGGCCGTAGCGTTGGAAATGGCATGCAGGTTTTTGTCAGCACTGGAGGTGATGTTCATTTTGATGGTGCTCATGCCACATGTAGACTATCTGCATTGTGTGCTGGTGTTGGCCTTCACGTCGCTCTTTGCCAATCTGTTGTTCTTCATGCCCCTGCAATTGGGCGGCCGCGAGGGTGGCTTCCTGATGTCAGTATCGGCCCTGGGCATGACGGCCAGCGCGGGTATCTTCGTGGCTCTGCTGGTGAGACTGCGTGAATTGGTGTGGACGGGCATCGGACTGTTGTTTATCAAGATCAACGAACGAAAGGGACAGGATCAGACGAAGGCCACGCCTTGA
- a CDS encoding sigma-54 interaction domain-containing protein, which translates to MNTSELQKVKQRYSIVGNSDELNHALDVALQVAPTDLSVLIFGESGVGKEIVPRVIHDHSPRRRERYFAINCGSIPEGTIDSELFGHEKGSFTGAIGESEGYFGIANKGTIFMDEVGELPLATQARLLRVLETGEYIRVGGQEVRKTDVRIVAATNVNMPKAISEGRFREDLYYRLNTIPIKMPPLRDRGEDVILLFRLFSMQMAEKYRLPKISLTEDAKQLMLNYKWPGNVRQLKNITEQMSVLVKDREINAQLLQQFIPRDPESTQLAPISPQGSHSYESEREILYKILYELRGNVSDLRRDLNSLRKQLNEAQQQNVGVAYQGQVHALDNKLAGYPNMPQHPQVTAPQANVRSSADPEDAIVEEVTEPESLNLNDLGRKMVEKALERNGGNRKKAAQELGISDRTLYRRIKQYGLDKS; encoded by the coding sequence ATGAACACTTCGGAATTGCAGAAAGTTAAGCAGCGTTACAGCATCGTGGGCAACTCTGACGAGCTGAACCATGCGCTGGATGTGGCCCTTCAGGTCGCACCCACTGACCTGTCGGTCTTGATATTCGGAGAGAGTGGCGTGGGCAAAGAAATCGTTCCGCGCGTTATTCACGACCATTCACCTCGAAGACGAGAGCGGTATTTTGCAATCAACTGTGGTTCTATCCCTGAAGGAACCATCGACAGTGAATTGTTCGGACACGAGAAAGGGTCGTTCACCGGTGCCATCGGTGAGAGCGAAGGCTATTTTGGCATAGCCAACAAAGGCACCATCTTCATGGACGAGGTGGGCGAACTGCCACTGGCTACGCAAGCTCGCCTGCTGCGTGTGCTGGAAACCGGCGAATATATCCGCGTGGGCGGACAAGAGGTTCGCAAGACCGATGTGCGTATCGTGGCAGCCACCAACGTGAACATGCCTAAAGCTATCAGTGAGGGACGGTTTAGAGAAGATTTGTATTATCGTCTCAACACCATCCCCATCAAGATGCCTCCTCTGCGTGACCGCGGGGAAGACGTGATTTTGCTGTTCCGCTTGTTCTCGATGCAGATGGCCGAGAAATACCGCCTGCCAAAGATTAGTCTCACCGAAGATGCCAAACAGCTGATGCTGAATTACAAGTGGCCGGGCAACGTTCGGCAGCTGAAGAACATCACCGAGCAGATGTCGGTGTTGGTGAAAGACAGGGAAATCAACGCACAGCTGTTGCAGCAGTTCATCCCACGCGATCCCGAAAGCACGCAACTGGCACCCATCTCGCCACAAGGATCGCACAGCTACGAAAGCGAGCGCGAGATACTGTATAAAATATTATACGAGCTGAGGGGCAACGTGAGTGATCTGCGAAGGGATTTGAACAGCCTCAGAAAACAACTTAACGAGGCGCAACAGCAAAATGTTGGTGTGGCTTATCAAGGACAGGTGCATGCGTTGGATAATAAACTGGCAGGATATCCCAATATGCCGCAGCACCCCCAGGTAACCGCACCGCAGGCAAACGTACGGTCATCGGCCGATCCAGAGGATGCCATCGTGGAGGAAGTGACCGAACCAGAGAGCCTGAACTTGAACGATCTAGGGCGGAAAATGGTGGAGAAGGCTCTCGAACGTAATGGTGGAAACCGCAAGAAAGCCGCACAGGAACTCGGTATATCTGACCGTACGCTGTATAGAAGAATTAAACAATATGGACTGGATAAGAGTTGA
- a CDS encoding LptE family protein, translated as MLMACSVSYKFNGASIDYTKTKTIQIVDFPIRSSYVWGPMGPMFNNELKDVFANHTRLQQVRRNGDLKIEGEIVSYTQRNKSVSSEGHSAQTELTLTVNVRFTNNVNHTEDFERQFSSAKSYETTQNLSSVQEELVSQMVKDLADQIFNATVANW; from the coding sequence ATGCTCATGGCTTGCTCTGTTAGCTATAAGTTTAATGGTGCCAGCATCGACTATACCAAGACCAAGACGATCCAAATCGTCGACTTTCCCATACGAAGTAGTTATGTGTGGGGACCGATGGGGCCGATGTTCAACAACGAACTGAAAGACGTTTTCGCCAACCACACCCGTCTACAGCAGGTGAGGCGTAATGGAGATCTGAAAATAGAAGGCGAGATTGTGTCGTACACGCAGCGTAACAAGTCGGTCTCCAGCGAAGGGCATTCGGCACAAACCGAGCTGACTCTTACGGTGAACGTGCGCTTCACCAATAACGTCAACCATACGGAAGACTTTGAAAGACAGTTCTCATCCGCGAAGTCGTACGAGACAACGCAGAACCTGAGCTCAGTGCAGGAAGAATTGGTATCGCAAATGGTGAAAGATCTTGCAGACCAAATTTTCAATGCGACCGTAGCCAACTGGTAA
- a CDS encoding tetratricopeptide repeat protein, producing MDLTRLIQHPETMDKETLYDLRSLLALHPYYQTARLLMLQNLYLLHDPSFDEELRRAAIYLTDRKVLFSLIEAAHYQLKRADKDKQNPQNQPVDDDRTISLIDNFLETIPADEEETSKKRKPTPADAAVDYVAYLMEVENSEEQQESSPSLHLKGQELIDSFIEKSGDGRIQLSDTPEYLPELQEENENSEPDEGYFTETLAKIYIKQGRYQQALEIIQRLNLNYPKKNSYFADQLRFLEKLILNNKINK from the coding sequence ATGGATCTGACCCGACTGATACAACATCCAGAAACGATGGACAAGGAGACGCTCTATGACCTGAGAAGCCTGCTTGCCCTTCACCCGTATTATCAGACGGCAAGGTTGCTGATGTTGCAAAACCTGTATCTTCTGCACGACCCCTCGTTTGATGAAGAACTGCGACGAGCCGCCATCTATCTCACCGATCGGAAGGTTCTCTTCAGTCTCATCGAGGCGGCGCATTATCAACTCAAGCGGGCGGACAAGGATAAACAGAATCCACAAAATCAACCTGTGGATGACGATCGTACCATCTCACTGATTGACAACTTCCTCGAAACCATTCCTGCCGATGAAGAGGAAACCAGCAAGAAACGCAAGCCTACACCAGCAGATGCTGCCGTTGACTATGTGGCTTATCTTATGGAGGTGGAAAACAGTGAGGAACAACAGGAGTCGTCACCCTCACTACACCTCAAAGGTCAGGAACTTATCGACAGCTTCATAGAGAAAAGCGGCGATGGACGCATCCAATTGAGCGACACGCCCGAATATCTTCCAGAACTGCAAGAAGAAAACGAGAACAGTGAACCGGATGAGGGATACTTCACTGAGACACTGGCCAAAATATACATCAAACAGGGAAGATATCAGCAGGCATTGGAAATAATTCAGCGATTAAATTTGAATTATCCAAAAAAAAATAGTTACTTTGCAGACCAATTACGTTTTTTAGAGAAATTAATATTAAACAATAAAATAAACAAATAA
- the secG gene encoding preprotein translocase subunit SecG, with protein MYTLFVGLIVLASLLMVGIVLIQESKGGGLASNFSSSNAIMGVRKTTDVIEKATWGLAIAMVVLSVACAYVAPHSASSQSVLEKTATETQTTNPNTTPGFGASQQQAPAAGGQAAPATQGTQSAPAAPKAPATPAK; from the coding sequence ATGTACACATTATTCGTTGGACTCATCGTTCTTGCGTCCTTGTTGATGGTGGGAATCGTATTGATCCAAGAGTCAAAAGGAGGCGGTTTGGCTTCCAACTTCTCATCTTCAAACGCCATCATGGGAGTTAGAAAAACGACCGACGTCATCGAAAAAGCTACTTGGGGTTTGGCCATCGCAATGGTAGTCTTGAGCGTAGCATGCGCTTATGTGGCTCCTCACTCAGCCAGCAGTCAGAGTGTGTTGGAGAAGACCGCCACTGAGACACAGACCACCAACCCGAACACAACGCCTGGATTTGGCGCCAGTCAGCAACAAGCTCCGGCAGCTGGCGGACAAGCAGCACCTGCAACACAGGGAACACAGTCGGCACCCGCAGCTCCAAAAGCTCCGGCAACACCGGCAAAGTAG
- a CDS encoding leucine-rich repeat domain-containing protein has translation MKKILLMIALFTCASWSVMAADTDKPAAVFTYNEAHVNKPVKVGLAATGSFSVDWGDGVLKKYDKTQFCIDYVKGKQVKLYGDFVQIVAVAQEIEEMDLSGCPNIQRLHIYENNIKHLNVSHMTKMIGLYAAKNEIENEMDFSGCNGLKVIDLSENKIPGKMDCSGMKSLSKVDVSVNQLTQLLLPKDENTVLVDVNCDNNELTDIDVTGLKKLDELSCSSNKLQTIDLTGLSSLTKLYADHNEIKTITFPRENKLDLLNLSFNQLESINLVPLFQLTGLYLYNNKLTELDLTPNRNLRWINVEHNNLSKFSTKSQPQLALLRVSYNNLSELDITTNKMVNTLYAEHNRLTNIDVSNNPSLFDFNIGNNQLTTLDISKNPSMYYLRCDSNEIASLDLSANQDLHLVAAEHNKLTTLDLQGKKSLRGLFLQDNAMADAELNKIIAALPDIKGKKPIQGVTWSDQLVYSCQNSADVHKSEAEQKGWKVTEKITSGINRLLPEGSSEVVRCLYYNLSGQRLNAEPIHGLYLIKEVRSNGTSTVRKMTK, from the coding sequence ATGAAGAAAATTTTACTCATGATTGCACTTTTTACCTGTGCATCCTGGTCGGTCATGGCAGCTGACACCGACAAGCCAGCTGCAGTGTTTACCTATAACGAAGCACATGTGAACAAGCCTGTGAAAGTTGGACTGGCAGCAACTGGCAGCTTTTCGGTAGATTGGGGCGACGGCGTTCTCAAAAAGTATGACAAAACGCAGTTTTGCATCGATTACGTGAAGGGAAAGCAGGTGAAGCTGTATGGCGATTTTGTGCAAATTGTTGCCGTCGCTCAAGAGATTGAAGAGATGGATTTGAGTGGTTGTCCCAACATTCAGCGTCTTCATATCTATGAAAACAACATCAAACATTTGAACGTGTCGCACATGACGAAGATGATCGGACTGTATGCTGCAAAAAATGAAATTGAAAACGAGATGGATTTCTCCGGCTGCAACGGCTTGAAAGTCATCGACCTCAGTGAAAACAAGATTCCGGGCAAGATGGATTGCAGCGGCATGAAAAGTCTTTCGAAGGTCGACGTGTCTGTCAACCAGCTCACTCAACTGTTGCTGCCCAAGGATGAGAATACAGTTCTGGTGGATGTAAACTGCGATAACAACGAGTTGACTGACATTGATGTTACGGGCTTAAAAAAACTCGATGAGCTTTCTTGCTCAAGCAACAAACTTCAAACAATCGACCTTACCGGTCTATCATCCTTGACGAAGTTATATGCCGACCACAATGAAATCAAAACCATCACGTTTCCGCGGGAAAATAAGCTGGATTTGCTCAACCTGAGTTTCAATCAGCTGGAGAGCATCAACCTGGTGCCCTTGTTTCAACTCACTGGCTTGTACCTGTACAACAACAAATTGACGGAACTGGACTTGACACCCAATCGCAACCTGCGGTGGATCAATGTGGAACACAACAACCTGTCTAAATTCAGCACCAAGTCGCAGCCGCAGTTGGCGTTGTTGCGCGTTTCTTACAACAACCTCTCTGAACTGGACATCACAACCAACAAGATGGTCAACACGCTTTATGCTGAGCACAACCGGCTTACCAACATTGATGTAAGCAACAACCCATCACTGTTTGATTTCAATATCGGCAACAACCAGTTGACTACCCTCGACATCTCTAAGAACCCGAGCATGTATTACCTCCGTTGCGACAGTAATGAGATTGCCAGCCTGGATTTGTCGGCCAACCAAGACCTCCATCTGGTGGCAGCCGAACATAACAAACTCACTACGTTAGACCTTCAGGGCAAAAAAAGTCTGCGAGGACTCTTTCTTCAGGACAACGCCATGGCTGACGCTGAACTGAATAAAATCATCGCAGCTTTGCCTGACATCAAAGGTAAGAAGCCCATCCAAGGCGTGACGTGGAGCGATCAGCTGGTGTACTCTTGTCAGAACAGTGCCGATGTACACAAGAGCGAGGCCGAGCAGAAAGGTTGGAAGGTAACCGAGAAAATCACATCGGGCATTAACCGCTTGCTCCCAGAAGGTTCAAGCGAAGTCGTGCGCTGCCTGTATTATAATCTCAGCGGCCAACGGCTCAACGCCGAACCTATCCATGGCTTGTACCTTATAAAAGAGGTGAGAAGCAACGGCACAAGTACCGTGCGCAAGATGACGAAGTAA
- a CDS encoding lytic transglycosylase domain-containing protein, whose product MERIKKIVFVTWIILLFLPGFALAGQMKGTSATSNFDWTPVMEAIIHVESRGNVKARSGNSVGVMQITPILVAECNQILKRRNSKKRYKLSDRLSVAKSKEMFLLIQSVYNPNNNVEKAIRSWNGGPNYSNRSTHHYFRKVMKVLRG is encoded by the coding sequence ATGGAGAGAATAAAAAAGATTGTTTTTGTAACATGGATAATCTTGCTCTTTCTTCCCGGTTTTGCCTTGGCAGGACAGATGAAAGGCACCAGTGCAACAAGCAATTTCGATTGGACTCCAGTGATGGAGGCAATCATTCATGTAGAGAGTCGTGGAAATGTCAAAGCGAGGAGCGGAAATTCGGTAGGTGTCATGCAGATTACGCCGATACTCGTAGCAGAATGCAATCAAATCTTGAAAAGACGTAACAGCAAGAAACGCTACAAGCTGTCAGACCGCCTAAGTGTGGCAAAGTCTAAAGAGATGTTTCTATTGATTCAATCGGTGTATAACCCGAATAACAACGTTGAGAAAGCAATCCGTTCATGGAACGGTGGACCTAACTACAGTAACCGTAGTACGCATCATTACTTCAGGAAAGTGATGAAGGTGCTGAGAGGATAA